The following coding sequences lie in one Arachis hypogaea cultivar Tifrunner chromosome 9, arahy.Tifrunner.gnm2.J5K5, whole genome shotgun sequence genomic window:
- the LOC112712601 gene encoding uncharacterized protein codes for MAFTRSSKTFFFSLNLLQRRTCSSSTPQPQPQPFNAETICRILSANPTSTVDASLANIPVQMSPELAVDVLKKLSNAGVLALSFFRWVEKQQGFKHTTESFHELIESLGKIRQFKMIWTLLAEMNRKKLLTRETFSLVSRRYARARKVKEAVEAFEKMEQYGMKPQVLDFNRLIDVLCKSKSVEKAHEVFDKMRQRKIVPDLKTYTILLEGWGTQGNLLRVDEIRREMESEGFEPDVVTYGIVMNAYCKAKKYDSAVGFYHEMVEKGVRPSPHIYCTLINGLGSDKRLNEALQFFEMSKASGFPPEGPTYNAVVGAYCWSTKMEDAYRVVGEMKELKIGPTSRTYDIILHHLIKAQRNQEAYSIFRRMSSEFGCEPSVSTYEIMVRMFCNEGRLEMAMEVWDQMKSKGILPGMHMFSSLIGSLCNESKVDEACRYFQEMLDMGIRPPAQLFSSFKQALIYEGMENTAIHFALKLDKLRKTPLIA; via the coding sequence ATGGCATTCACACGATCATCCAAAACATTCTTCTTCTCCTTGAACCTTCTTCAAAGGCGAACCTGTTCTTCCAGCACACCCCAACCCCAACCCCAACCCTTCAATGCCGAAACCATCTGCAGAATCCTATCCGCCAATCCAACTTCCACCGTCGACGCCTCCCTCGCCAACATTCCCGTGCAAATGTCGCCAGAGCTCGCGGTTGATGTCCTGAAGAAGCTCAGCAACGCCGGTGTACTTGCCCTCTCGTTCTTTCGTTGGGTCGAGAAGCAACAAGGGTTCAAGCACACCACTGAGAGCTTCCACGAGTTGATCGAGTCACTTGGTAAGATCAGACAGTTCAAGATGATTTGGACTTTGCTTGCTGAAATGAACCGCAAAAAATTGCTGACCAGAGAAACATTTTCACTCGTTTCTCGAAGGTACGCGAGGGCAAGGAAGGTCAAGGAAGCAGTGGAGGCATTCGAGAAGATGGAACAGTATGGGATGAAGCCACAGGTCTTGGATTTTAACCGTTTGATCGATGTTCTATGCAAGTCCAAGAGTGTTGAGAAAGCACAtgaggtgtttgataaaatgcggCAGAGAAAAATTGTGCCTGATTTGAAGACATACACTATTTTGTTGGAAGGTTGGGGTACCCAAGGGAACTTGTTGAGGGTGGATGAGATTCGTAGAGAGATGGAGAGTGAAGGTTTTGAGCCTGATGTAGTCACATATGGCATTGTCATGAACGCATATTGCAAGGCAAAGAAGTATGATAGTGCTGTCGGGTTCTACCATGAGATGGTGGAGAAGGGTGTTAGGCCTAGTCCACACATATATTGCACTTTGATTAATGGGTTAGGTTCTGATAAGAGATTAAATGAAGCTCTTCAGTTCTTTGAGATGTCCAAGGCCAGTGGTTTCCCCCCGGAGGGGCCGACTTACAACGCTGTTGTCGGGGCTTATTGCTGGTCGACAAAGATGGAGGATGCCTATCGGGTGGTTGGGGAGATGAAAGAATTGAAGATTGGTCCAACTTCGAGAACATATGACATAATACTGCATCACCTGATAAAGGCTCAGAGAAACCAAGAAGCTTATTCGATTTTCCGGCGAATGAGTAGCGAGTTTGGGTGTGAGCCGAGTGTGAGCACATATGAGATCATGGTGAGGATGTTCTGCAATGAAGGGAGATTGGAGATGGCAATGGAAGTTTGGGATCAGATGAAATCCAAGGGAATCCTTCCTGGAATGCATATGTTCTCGAGTTTGATCGGTTCCTTGTGCAATGAAAGCAAGGTGGATGAAGCTTGTAGGTACTTTCAGGAAATGCTGGATATGGGGATTCGCCCTCCTGCACAATTGTTTAGTTCCTTCAAGCAAGCTCTAATTTACGAAGGGATGGAAAATACTGCCATACATTTTGCATTGAAACTTGATAAACTGAGAAAAACTCCATTAATTGCTTGA